DNA from Vitis vinifera cultivar Pinot Noir 40024 chromosome 19, ASM3070453v1:
tttttagtgcaggtggaagagtTATTAGTAAAAAACGATGCAACTTAGCGTCAGACGTTATTGAAGCAGGGATATGTGTAAAAGATTGGGAAATAGCAGATAAAAGGATGTACGATTCCATTCGAGAAACAGAGATGCTTGCCAATATGGAATCTTTAAAactatcaagatcttcatggatgcatgatagttcgccatcaccgccagaaaataatgactaaatgtatattatatttttatttttattttttgtagttgaaaaatacagatgattgacaaataaataggtgtcaacctagttgggatgtatttattttgtagtgatgtaaatttttcccatattttcaaatgtaattatacatttaatgaataaaattttgaaatgaatattttttttaatactttttatttttgtagtctttttttaaagggaaaggCCTACGGGTCGGGCCGGCCCGTCGGGCCTAATTTCGGCCCACCCAGAAACGGGCTTGAGCCAGACAGGCttgggccgggccgggcctaaagcgggccACGGGCTTTTTGAAGACCCTTGTATTTACCAGATCATGTCAAAATGACCTCTTTACTTAAATCATGTTAAAAAGATCCATTTAGTTATTTGTGTCTAAATGATCCATTTATTATCGAATCCATTTAGGACCAATTTAACCCAtataaatttagtaattttatatatttaaaaattattaatatttatttatttatttatttattgctagTTTTTGTTTATCTAGAAGACTTTCCTCGAAGTCTttacttataaataaataaataaatatttaatttttttaattataaatatcatgTAATTTAAAagatcaaataaataattaagtaagattttatatatttcattataaaaattaaaaatattttataattaaaacattaaacaagcgtagaattaaattttaatttatttttatatcataaacATGTTGGAATCATGTTATCAGGTTAAAAGGGTTACAATCATCTTAATTGGTTGAACAAGTTAAAATCGTGTGAATAGGGGTTTAATGGGCTAGAATCGTGTTAGTTGGTTATTTGTGTCAATTCTTACATAGGTCAATTTAACTCATTCATTAAATGGGTGGTGTCATGTTACAAATGTTAAAATCGGGTTGGGTTCACATCAAGTCATCTTGATATGATTATAAAACGAGTTGCATTGATGTTGAGCAAATTGTCATTACTCATTCATTAAACAAGTCGTGCTTATGTCAAGTCATTTTGATATTATTGTTAAACGATTTGTATTTAGGTTGagcaaattttcattatttcttataaaaatacaaaCCCGACACAACACCACCTATTGCCACCACTAACCAAAAACGTGATAGAATATGTTATTCTACCTCTTAACCTATCCCATGATATATTTATGTAGTGGATCAAAGATATATGTCTAGTTTCAAAAAGTaatacaagaagaaaaaaaaaaagataaggaaaATTATTGGAGAATACAAAAGagatcaaatataattaaaattaattaaaaacttaaatagtttcaaattatttaatatttatatagaacaataagtgaaataaattcaAAGTAGCAACATAAAAAAActgttaattttaaatttattttttattttcccttgaGATTTCCCTCGAGAATCAAGCATagcctactctttaatttattttttttcagatttttttttctcaaattttttgaaggataaatgttaaaaaaaattacaatgtGGTAAAATATTGGAAGGAAAAAAGTGGTATTAACCTAATTATACAAAGGGACTTGACCTACCAATCGAGTTTTTTTGCATTTGGCAATTTGCTACTTATGCTTGAGAAAGTTACCTTGAAAGCCACTAGACTTTGATTAACTAATGCAATGTTTGGGCTAATTCCATAATTGTCCTCATTGAATTTCAGATGGAAGAGTCTAGTTTTACTCAGCTTGCAATTTCAAAAATGTGCATCCGAATTCAGTTGATCCCAATGAAGAACACAGTCCTCCATATTACAATTTGGATTAACCAAATTAATGATATGGAATAGATTTTACAATTTCATTGGTGTTCACCCTTACTGCAACAACCTAATATGAAAGGTAATGCGCCTTTACAGATTATAGTGAGGATTTGAATGAATATATGGAGAATGGGGTTGGAGCAGATATGGTGATGCTGAGGATGACAAATTTGGAGAAAGAAACAACATTACACCAAGTAGTGTAATATCATTATCTCCAAGGAATGAAGTTTGTTATCGAAGAAGACCTCGAATTTACCTATGGTGCTAATGATACGAGGTCGATTCTTCTTTACATGGTTGCTGAGAGGGGGTTTGAAGACATTAAATATGATCATCTACTTGCATTTCACCAACTTAGTGTTATCATTGGTAGAACGGCCTTGCATGATACCATAGTTTTCAATGATAAAGGTAATatatatgtgatttttttttttttttaacttgaaatcCTCATATGACCAGATGTCTTAGTATtgtaatcaaaattaaatatttatcctccattttttatattttttaatataggttTACTTCCTACACGTGAGAAATATCATGGCATAAGTGGAGTCGGAAAAAGGTATGAATAATGTATTTACTATATTAAGTgaaataatgttttataaagTTCTATAATGTATTTGTGTTTAGTAGACATTATGTTTAATATTAGCAatagtaataatattaaaatttgagtttgtaCGCACGTTTGGTTGATGAACCATAAATTTGCTTTGTAGTGGTTCAAACTCTTTTGGTGTTTtgtagaaatttttttcttaatctttgATGTGTGATAAACCTTGAATGGGGATAAGAATGTAAATAAGATCATACTTTAgaagaaataaatcaaaatcccGGCATAAGGTTTTGGTTTCCATAACAAAtgatctttttattctttttttaatttgaaaaaaaaaaatgaaccctTGGACCCTTAGATTCagcctctctctctttttttttttcttttttttctttttttatgggATCATGGCCATCTTTGGCTCTTAAATCTTAGTTGCGAATTGGCAAGAGAATATTTGTTGATGACCCAAAGAATATGATTTTAGTTGTTTATTTTAGGTATGGTAAAGACCCTTAGATTcagcctctttttttttttttttttttctttttttatgggATCATGGCCATCTTTGGCTCTTAAATCTTAGTTGCGAATTGGCAAGAGAATATTTGTTGATGACCCAAAGAATATGATTTTAGTTGTTTATTTTAGGTATGGTAAAAGCTAAATGAAATTTGTACCCTCCTTACGACATAGAGAATAACTAGGGTATTCTTTGAATtcatttgacagtaattttaaagGAAgtatttctagtttttttaatatttaaatgataaaaattttcaagtattagaaagattAGAAATACTTCCTAATATCATTGTCTACTCTTGATCttagtgtttttttataaatgggATAAAATATCCAACTTGATCCATGAATAAACTTGCCTTCATCTTGAGATTtgtcttctcttttttcttttttcaaaacaaaaaagaaaatgatagagaatgtAAAATGCTAAAATGATTTtggcttttaaaaaattaaggtattaaaaaaattaatttatactaCCTTAAAATGCCATCTtcattttgttaatatttttactaccttaaaatttagaatacttaaaaattatttttaaatataagtctataattttatataagagtaagtatattttatatagaaattattatgaaaagaTGAAGAATATCTAAACCAagctttgaaatattttaatccaTTTCAAGTATTCTTCGTGTTCATTACTTGAAAATACACTatgtttcaatatttaaatctaaataatttaaatttgacaaaaaaaaaaagaaattatattgaaaaacctaacctaaaaatattataatcgatatttttatctaattttctattaaaattatcttaaatttcttttactccatttatattcatttatacCACAATCAATTGAAGCATTGTTATAATATGtggaataaatgaaataaatcattcaaattttttaaataagacttttgaaagttctttttaaaagtctatgaaaaaaattgtttgccaattttttttattagcttgtttaaattatttgaatttgtaattataattttatttatcaaatactatttttatttagaacttatattttataaatattaaagagtttttttttattattgttttagatAGTTTAGTTGTTTGTAATTTCAAGacaacttttatatatttattacataaattattatatcttatataGAAGTtagtaccatttttttttctaaaaaaaattaaaatatccaAATCAGCACTTAGTTaacatagaataaaaaaaatgaagagaagtttCCAAGGTTCAGATATGTGTTATGGCAAAGagttcaataaaaatatatttccttACATTGGTTTATCCCTTCATTctcaaattgtttaaaatatgcaagtgttttccattaaaaaaaaaagagggggggGAGGGGGAAAGAAACCTATGAGAATTATACTTAGAGTTACGAAGTTACGACAAGGCTAACCATTGAAAGGTGAAATAATAAGAATCACTGGAAGGCCAAGATAGTCTCTTATTGATTTATGCCCTTGAGCAAACCCATAATTTATGTGATTTATTTCTAATGTAAAGTCAGATATATGCTTGGGGCTAAGGTAATCCTTCATCGTCTTATGAAGTGGTGCAGGCTCAAGCTAGCATTGATGTAATAACTATTGTTTAGGCATTTTATTGTAGATTCAAATTTTGGACTTCAACAACTTAACTTCAACAAAAATCTCAACACAAAATACATGCAAtccaatgaaataaaataaataaataaataaataatttaaccTAATGGAATACAATTCATgttctaaaataaaaacaactaaacaaCGTCAatcccccccaaaaaaaagtCACTTTCTTGACTACAAATctctattataattaaaatattaaagtcCAAATATATGATAACTTTGGCCAAGAAAAACCAGAAATAGAGTTACTATAACTTTGTAATATTTTGGATCGTCGTCCATAATCAACTCTAATgtgtttagttgtttttatattagaatgattaattatttaatacttTAATGAAACCctactttaaataaataagaataaaatatggatagAGATTTCCTAAAATAAACCTAGTTAAACTAAAGAGTAAttgttgatttttaattcaattaacaAGTTGGGGAGTTCCACAATTCAACCTTAAGTGAAACAAGggcatatattttaattaatcttatagTATTTAGAGTGCATGGTTAAATGAGATCTATCAAAGTTCTACATCTCAAACTTAtctgttttaatattttattccattttgtattacttaataaataaatgaatataaaattttggtttagGTTTTTTAGGTTTTACTACTCTGTGTAAATTTACCTTAGggaaaataacaatgataaaaTCCCTTATAACTAtggatcaagaattaccaagaagtTCTAGTATTAAAGAATGTGCAATTGTACTATGTATTGCATCAAACTAATTTTGAAAGGTATTTTGATCTCAGTACTAATATCTTAACTTTTCATTTATTGCATTATTAGTCCAATTTCAccaattatttccttttaaatcTAATACTAAGTTTTCATGTGATTGTTAAGGTGAGGGACGTAAGTGATTGAAGCAAAAATATGCGTCctaatcaaggatgaaaatatcggtaattgtAGATATATCGGTAATTTAAGTTTATAGATATGTCGGATACGTAGGAGATATGTTGATTAGatattttgacccaaaatatcatgattaaaaattaataaaaattctaaaaatattataaaaaaaaactatataagaagtaaaaatagacattttaaaattattttttaaaaatataaattttataagtacacatttattattaagttacaCTATATTATTTTACAAGAATACTATGataacatgtttaattttaaaatatatttaatattaacattatgatccattttagtttaaatgtatttaatgatatcaaataaataagaaaatatgtataatatttatatttttatatttaataaatatatagattatataaaaaatagaaaattatgtttttatatttttggtaataaattaaatcaaatgtaaaaataaaataattagaattaatctTTAGTATTCTTATATATACATTGtggtgcattttttttttctttttatcaaagAGCAACTTGCTTTGGTGGTTGCTACAAATTCAACTTGACCAGCAGCCCGCATTGACCAGATCGAAACAAGCCGAAAATTTggcaaaaaaaaggaaaatatcaatgtataaaaaaaaacaaaaaaatcggGTCATCGATATATCCATTTGAAATTTATATCGATAGATCGTGATACACGATTTATAGACAATTACAATGACAAATTATTGTACATATTTTAGTTCTAACCATCTACATCCCCTACATTACTTAACAATGGCAAATTACAGTTACCCTCAATTTGTATAGGCAGTTCCCAACCAAGAAACTCAACACACACATTATAGTTTGTATTATGATAGCACCAGGGAGAAAAATGGATTCTCTTGTGTATTAGAATCATTCAGATTATTGCTGCATTTCCCAAACACTTGACCATGACAAATGAATAAAAACCCTCAACATTTATGTTTAGTCCTCATGCTTGTAACACATTTTGGTCTATTCTATGGTCATGAAGGTGAAAAATGAAGGTGGATTCTCCTATTTACTAGACTCCCCCACAATATGTTTCGAGCCCCCATATTATGCCTGTGTCCTCGCATTACTTAACAGCGTcaaatctttaaattatttgattgttgTGGTCATAAGTTTCTAAtgtttcatataatttttaaagaatttataaaGGATGCATTAACCGGAAATGATCATGTTTCAATCTTCTCAATCGAATCCCCAAATTATTTGACCGTTTTgtgattataaatttttatcttttcatgaGCTGTTTGTCACCTTTTATTCCCAAAATACCCTTGTGAAAactaaaaacctaaaaattattgggagaattatgttttgggggtaaatggaccccaaattaacaaaaggtccatataattcttcaaattgagcccaagacccaatgaaagtatggaaattgagttgaaggatatcatccttcaatattttaaaaaataccctttgttgattttgagaaaaaaattttaatatttttgaaaaatacttttatgtaatttaatattttttaaatacttttatttaatttaatatttttttaaaataaatttatttaatttaaaattttaaaaaataaatttatttaatttaatattttaaaaaaataaatttatttaatttaatatttttgaaaactacttttatttaatttagtatttttgaaaaaaaaaattattgaaaaaaaattatttaacttaattttataaaatattttatatgtgttcttaaagggtatatttgtccgttattatttcatatccttcaactcaatttgaagagttatatggacattttgttaatttggggacctatctacccccaaaagataattctcccaaaattatttagaaaaaaaaacttttccaCCCAACATCCCAAGTCATTACAATTTGTGGTGCAATCTTCAATCTCCTCAATTCAAAATCTATGAATTATTTGACTGTTTTGTGGTTATAAATTCTATCcatttgatatgatttttaaaaaatatttaaaggatGCAATTACCATTGAAAGCTATATTTCAATCTTTCTCAATTAAATctacaaattatttgattattttgtgATTATAAATTCCTATTGAGGAAAAGTACGAGTTTACTTGTTCAAAATACCAATAAATCACATTTGAAATTGTAGGAGCCATGATTAAGAATTTGACTCAAATCAtcttaaaagttaaaagttacacttgtttttcaaataatgtttttattatttgagaagATCATTCAAATCAAGTTTAACtaagatgaaaaatagaaatatttactattattgaaaaatataaagctCATATTTGAAAATTCTATCCAAATAACCTTTAAAGTTACGTGTTTTAacaagaattaaatttgaaaataacgattatatattcaaaatgattaatttcattcatctttaTGAGGTTTGAGTTAAATATACTAAGTTATCGGtagttgaaattttatcaaataccttttATATCTTTCTTAAATGAAATCTCAAACTCTTGTTAACCGAGTGTATTTAGaccaaatcctaaaaaaatgtGAGTGAAATCTACTTATGTTCAAAATTGAAGATGCAAATAAGGAGAATAcataaagactaaaatgaaaatattagtccaataaataaataatttaatttaattgtataaaTTTGATAGAATATgaatctaaatcattttgggtatacttaattaattaaataaaaactatataaatttaaaaaattaaattacttttgaAATCCAAAACCCTACTTCAACCTAATTAAACTCATCATGGATTGAAAACCATCAAAAGTGGAAGtgggcttgttgcaaaaatttGATTGAGCCGGCTTACAGCCCAATAATTCAAAAATTGGCCCGGCCCAGTCTCAGCCCTTTATATCACCCGACTCAACTCACCCCCATCGAATGCCCCTTTAGGGTTTGCTTGCGATGAAGAAGCGCCGCCGATCTGATTTCTCACAAAAGCATTCAGATTCCGTCCCCAAATGCTACGTTTCGGTAGATCTCTCAGTATTGGGTACTCTTCCTATCTTTATCCCCAATTCAATCAATCAATTTCTAGTTTCGATGTAAtcgtttggatgctgagaaaataacgagaaaatgaaagaaagtttTTGAATCGTTAAATTTTCATCATCTAGGGCTTCACCTAGATCTCACATGACTTTGGCCTAGCTGATTTgagttgtttaatttttaatttgttttttctgtttgtttgttttgatttCTGGTAACAAAGAAATTGCTGAGAGATAACAtagtaatcaatttttttattttattttatttatactttgttcttcattttctagTTAACCAAACACAGAGTCGGATTTCCTGCTTATTTGAATTGagtttcttcccttttttttttaacctctaTTTGAATactttcatattcaaaatatcttttcGACCCCATTTCTTAACTATGCTGAGCAGCCAACCTAATAGGAATGGATCATGTTTCTGGTATTTTCCTTAGGTTGGAATGATTTAGTCTCTTATGTTTTGTCAATTAAAATACCCAAATTGTAATGTTGTTTCTCATTGGATctttgataaatatattttctttgatgtATGAGaacatttttatgatttatggAGACGAGTGATAGCATCATTGTGTTGAAATATTAAGTGATGGCATGTGGCTGGACTTCTCGATAttgtaattgaaattaaatatttatcgttcttttttctttatatttttcaatttaggTTTGCTTCTTACGAGTGAGAAGTACCATGGCATGAGTGGAGTCGGAAAAAGGTATGAATAATTGTACGTCTTTTACTGAATTAAGTGGAATAATGCTTTATAAGttcatataatatatttttgctTGGGAgacattatattcaacattaGCAATAGTAATATACACATGTGGCAAATGTATCATAAATTTGTTTTGtagttttcaaacattttttcttcttctgatttttagtttttcaaagGAATTCTTGCTAGGtatcattgatttctttggcCTAATTTCCCAAATATAAGGCTATTTCTTGAAGTCTTGATTAACATGCTACTACTTATGGACATTATTAGCCtttattatatttggtttcctTTTGCAATATTTTGTTATTACCATAAGTCTAGTTATTTATAAGCTAAAGACCAAATGAAATTTGACTAGTTTTGAACTTGAAATTGTCCATGTTGAATATTTTCTCTTAATCTCTGATGTTCGGGTTATAAACCTTGAATGGGATGGCGAGGATAATGGTTAAgaacattttctaatttttgctTGGAAAGCAAttgaacaaaaaacaaaaaaggagaaaagggAGGGAAATGGAGAATGATAAGATATATTGACTTTggaaaattaaatgaaattcacTTCTCATCCATTTCAAACTTGGCCTATTATTgtcaaaaattaaaaggaaaagtgTTGTAAGTTATAGTAATGCTAGCACATGTGTTCTTAGGTGTCTGCTTTCAACCTAgagattcaaccatttttttttttaatgggaccATGGTCATCTTTGGCTCTTAATCTTTTCCTTTaattggaaagggaacttcataAGCTGAGCAGTGGCAATTTGCTGATGACCCAAAGAATATGATTTTATGTTGGGAGTTGTTTGTTTTAGTTGGATAAGCTAAACGAAAGTTGTTGTCTCCTTAATATGGACATATAGACTATCTTGCACACTTGGTTGATTTAGGGCATTCCCTCCCCTTATAGATTCACAATGTTAGTAAAAACTTTCTGATTGTCTTTTGAAAAATTGCTAATCTTGTTTTGAaaagtttctaattttcttttgaattgaATAAAACTCCAACTTGATCCATGAATAAACTTGATCTCATCTTAGGCATCATTTGACGCATTTCTTGTTTTTAGTTGTGACCAATTTGCCTTTTCATGTTAAACTGGCCCATTTATTTAACTGTATCAAACTAACCCATTTATTTAGTCATGTCAAAATGACCTATTTACTAAATCATGCGAAAACAATTTGTTTACTCAATCACATCAAAACGACCCATTTATATAATTGCTTCAAAATAATCCATTTActtaatattgttaattatCCGATTACTTGATCATGTCAAAATGATTCGTTTACTTGATCATGTCAAAATAATCCATTTACTTGATCATGTCAAAATGATCCATTTACCTGATCATGTCAAAATGACCTCTTTACTTaaatcatgttaaaaatatCCATTTAGTTATTCGTGTCTAAATGATCTATTTATTATCGAATCCATTTAGGACCAATTTAACCCAtataaatttagtaattttatatatttaaaaattatcaatatttatttatttatttatttattgctagTTTTTGTTTATCTAGAAGACTTCCTTCGAAGTCtctacttataaaaaaaattaaataaataaatatttaatttttttaattataaatatcatgTAATTTAAAagatcaaataaataattaggtaagattttatatatttcattataaaaattaaaaatattttataattaaaacattaaacaagcgtagaattaaattttaatttatttttatatcataaatatGTTGGAATCATGTTATCAGGTTAAAAGGGTTACAATCATCTTAATAGGTTGAACAAGTTAAAATCGTGTTAATAGGGGTTTAATGGGCTAGAATCGTGTTAGTTGGTTATTTGTGTCAATTCTTACATAGGTCAATTTAACTCATTCATTAAATGGGTGGTGTCATGTTACAAATGTTACAATCGGGTTGGGTTCACGTCAAGTCATCTTGATATGATTATAAAATGAGTTGCATTGATGTTGAGCAAATTGTCATTACTCATTCATTAAACAAGTCGTGCTTATGTCAAGTCATTTTGATATTACTGTTAAACGATTTGTATTTAGGTTGagcaaattttcattatttcttataaaaatacaaaCCCGACACAACACCACCTATTGCCACCACTAACCAAAAACGTGATAGAATATGTTATTCTACCTCTTAACCTATCCCATGATATATGCATGTAGTGGATCAAAGATATATGTCTAGTTTCAAAATAGTaatacaagaagaaaaaaaaaaaaggtaaggaaAATTATTGGAGAATACAAAAGagatcaaatataattaaaattaattaaaaacttaaatagtttcaaattatttaatatttatatagaacaataagtgaaataaattcaaagtagcaacataaaaaaattgttaattttaaatttattttttattttcccttaagTTTTCCCTCGAGAATCAAGCATagcctactctttaatttatttttttcagattttttttctcaaaattttaaaggataaatgttaaaaaagatTACAGTGGTAAAATGTTGGAAGGAAAAAAGTGGTATTAACCTAATTATACAAAGGGACTTGACCTAGCAATTGAGTTTTTTAGCATTTGGCAATTTGCTACTTATGCTTGAGAAAGTTACCTTGAAAGCCACTAGACTTTGATTAACTAATGCAATGATTGGGCTAATTCCATAATTGTCCTTATTGAATTTCAGATGGAAGAGTCTAGTTTTACCCAGCTTGCAGCTTCAAAAATGTGCATCCGAATTCAGTTGATCCCAATGAAGAACACAGTCCTCCATATTACAACTTGGATTAACCAAATTAATGATATGGAATAGATTTTACAATTTCATTGGTGTTCACCCTTACTGCAACAACCTAATCTGAAAGGTAACGTGCCTTTATAGATTATAGTGAGGATTTGAATGAATATATGGAGAATGGGGTTGGAGCAGATAAGGTGATGCTGAGGATGACAAATTTGGAGAAAGAAACAACATTACACCAAGTAGTGTAATATCATCATCTCCAATGAATGAAGTTTGTTATCGAAGAAGACCCCGAATTTACCTATGGTGCTAATGATACGAGGTCGATTCTTCTTTACATGGTTGCCGAGAGGGAGTTTGAAGACATTAAATATGATCATCTACTTGCATTTCACCAACTTAGTGTTATCATGGGTAGAACGGCCTTGCATGATACCATAGTTTTCAATGATAAAGGTAATatatatgtgatttttttttttttaacttgaaatcCTCATATGACCAGATGTCTTAGTATtgtaatcaaaattaaatatttatcctccattttttaatataggttTGCTTCCTACACGTGAGAAATATCATGGCATAAGTGGAGTCGGAAAAAGGTATGAATAATGTATTTACTATATTAAGTgaaataatgttttataaagTTCTATAATGTATTTGTGTTTAGTAGACATTATGCTTAATATTAGCAatagtaataatattaaaatttgagtttgtaCGCACGTTTGGTTGATGAACCA
Protein-coding regions in this window:
- the LOC100854011 gene encoding uncharacterized protein LOC100854011, producing the protein MKKRRRSDFSQKHSNSFPKCYVSVDLSVLGSLLTSEKYNGMSGVGKSAGGRVISKKRCNLASDVIEAGICVKDWEIADKRMYDSIRETEMLANMESLKLSRSSWMHDSSPSPPENND